Proteins from a genomic interval of Rosa chinensis cultivar Old Blush chromosome 2, RchiOBHm-V2, whole genome shotgun sequence:
- the LOC112183821 gene encoding uncharacterized acetyltransferase At3g50280 gives MGHIHFISTTTVQPSSQIDQSIGRIELTPCDLQLIVVDYIQRGILFHKPQSDYTKDPNKSLIEHLKASFSRSLDIFYPLAGRLAITENDQDNTTSFSVDCNGVGAEFVHAAADGVTVADVLDPILVPDDIVYSFFLLNDVLNYQGTSTPLLAVQITELADGIFIGLSMNHSVVDGTSFWNFFNSWSEISRCGKTSQPVPIFGRQFLDGIIDLPVRIPHFWDQIPAGKSSSSLPPVLLQQRVFHFSKGKIAEIKAKENSEMGTNKISSLQALLGHLWLCIARTECLCSSSDQETKYKVLIGMRQRLKPPLLDQYLGNTVLFGVVKSTIGNLVEQGLGWAAWEMNRMVASQTEQEVKKFLGDWMESPQLIRVHGVTNRILLTGSSPRFNVYGNDFGWGKPVAVRSSAGNKYDGKLTVFPGAEEGSIEFEACLTCETLQALADDAEFMKSVTK, from the coding sequence ATGGGGCACATTCACTTTATCTCTACCACTACTGTTCAACCTTCGAGCCAAATTGATCAGTCTATTGGTAGAATTGAGTTAACTCCTTGTGATCTGCAACTCATTGTTGTAGATTACATCCAAAGGGGCATTCTCTTCCACAAACCTCAATCCGATTACACAAAAGATCCCAACAAGAGCTTGATCGAGCATCTAAAAGCCTCCTTCTCGCGCTCATTGGACATCTTTTATCCCCTTGCTGGCCGTCTTGCCATAACCGAAAATGATCAAGACAACACCACCTCTTTTTCTGTTGACTGCAACGGCGTCGGAGCTGAATTTGTCCATGCAGCCGCGGATGGTGTCACGGTGGCGGATGTCCTCGACCCTATTTTGGTTCCCGACGACATTGTTTACTCATTCTTTCTGTTGAATGATGTTTTGAACTACCAAGGCACGTCCACCCCGTTGCTTGCAGTGCAAATAACAGAGCTTGCTGATGGCATTTTCATTGGTCTTAGTATGAATCACTCAGTTGTTGACGGGACGTCGTTCTGGAACTTCTTCAATTCTTGGTCCGAAATCTCTCGTTGTGGGAAAACTTCACAGCCAGTGCCAATTTTCGGCCGTCAATTTCTTGATGGCATCATTGATCTCCCGGTTCGCATCCCTCACTTTTGGGACCAAATCCCTGCAGGAAAGAGTAGTTCATCTTTGCCACCAGTCCTCCTTCAACAAAGAGTGTTCCATTTTTCTAAAGGAAAAATTgccgaaatcaaagcaaaagaaaattctgaAATGGGGACCAACAAGATCTCATCCCTTCAAGCACTTTTGGGTCATCTTTGGTTGTGCATAGCACGAACTGAATGTCTCTGTTCCAGCAGTGACCAAGAGACCAAGTACAAGGTCTTAATAGGGATGAGGCAGAGATTGAAGCCGCCATTGCTAGACCAATATCTCGGAAACACCGTTCTATTTGGGGTAGTAAAGTCCACGATAGGCAATCTGGTTGAGCAAGGGCTAGGGTGGGCGGCTTGGGAAATGAATAGGATGGTTGCTTCGCAGACGGAGCAAGAAGTGAAGAAGTTCTTGGGGGATTGGATGGAAAGTCCGCAACTGATAAGAGTTCATGGCGTCACAAATAGGATATTGTTGACAGGAAGCTCGCCGAGGTTTAACGTGTATGGTAATGATTTTGGTTGGGGAAAGCCAGTGGCGGTGAGAAGTAGCGCAGGGAACAAGTATGATGGGAAGTTGACGGTGTTTCCCGGGGCTGAGGAAGgaagtattgagtttgaagCTTGCCTTACATGCGAGACACTGCAAGCTCTGGCGGACGATGCAGAGTTCATGAAGAGTGTGACCAAGTGA